One window from the genome of Brachionichthys hirsutus isolate HB-005 chromosome 19, CSIRO-AGI_Bhir_v1, whole genome shotgun sequence encodes:
- the btc gene encoding probetacellulin isoform X1, protein MAQVCRLYVRLVAALVLCKHSLAEGNSTDEPANRTVSHCHHHGNGDNCTDTGQWGGHFSKCPEELLNYCVHGDCRYIKEQEAPSCRCHRGFIGARCEFLDLDWRIGDKRQIIIACVIAGLVFLTLLVVFICICSSRRCRLAGRRRRRREEPGNGMEKLSMMDASVSPAAPPDPPLASAV, encoded by the exons ATGGCCCAGGTGTGCAGGCTCTATGTAAGACTGGTGGCAG CTCTGGTCTTATGCAAACACTCCCTGGCTGAAGGGAATTCCACAGACGAGCCTGCCAATAGGACTGTGTCCCATTgtcatcaccatggcaacggagACAACTGCACAG ATACGGGACAGTGGGGCGGCCACTTCTCCAAATGTCCCGAGGAGCTGCTGAACTACTGCGTCCACGGGGACTGCCGTTACATCAAAGAACAGGAGGCGCCGTCCTGCAG GTGTCACCGGGGCTTCATTGGGGCCAGGTGTGAATTCCTGGACCTGGACTGGCGGATAGGAGACAAACGGCAAATTATCATCGCCTGCGTCATAGCAGGActcgtcttcctcaccctcctcGTTGTCTTCATCTGCATTTGTTCATC TCGTAGATGCCGGTTGGCTGGACGGAGGAGAAGACGGAGGGAAGAGCCCGGTAACGGGATGGAGAAGCTGAGCATGATGGACGCCAGCGTGAGTCCGGCGGCGCCGCCGGATCCGCCCCTCGCCAGCGCCGTTTGA
- the btc gene encoding probetacellulin isoform X3, translating to MAQVCRLYVRLVAALVLCKHSLAEGNSTDEPANRTVSHCHHHGNGDNCTDKTDTGQWGGHFSKCPEELLNYCVHGDCRYIKEQEAPSCRCHRGFIGARCEFLDLDWRIGDKRQIIIACVIAGLVFLTLLVVFICICSSRRCRLAGRRRRRREEPGNGMEKLSMMDASVSPAAPPDPPLASAV from the exons ATGGCCCAGGTGTGCAGGCTCTATGTAAGACTGGTGGCAG CTCTGGTCTTATGCAAACACTCCCTGGCTGAAGGGAATTCCACAGACGAGCCTGCCAATAGGACTGTGTCCCATTgtcatcaccatggcaacggagACAACTGCACAG ACAAAACCG ATACGGGACAGTGGGGCGGCCACTTCTCCAAATGTCCCGAGGAGCTGCTGAACTACTGCGTCCACGGGGACTGCCGTTACATCAAAGAACAGGAGGCGCCGTCCTGCAG GTGTCACCGGGGCTTCATTGGGGCCAGGTGTGAATTCCTGGACCTGGACTGGCGGATAGGAGACAAACGGCAAATTATCATCGCCTGCGTCATAGCAGGActcgtcttcctcaccctcctcGTTGTCTTCATCTGCATTTGTTCATC TCGTAGATGCCGGTTGGCTGGACGGAGGAGAAGACGGAGGGAAGAGCCCGGTAACGGGATGGAGAAGCTGAGCATGATGGACGCCAGCGTGAGTCCGGCGGCGCCGCCGGATCCGCCCCTCGCCAGCGCCGTTTGA
- the btc gene encoding probetacellulin isoform X2 codes for MTQQLFTNNSKTLVLCKHSLAEGNSTDEPANRTVSHCHHHGNGDNCTDTGQWGGHFSKCPEELLNYCVHGDCRYIKEQEAPSCRCHRGFIGARCEFLDLDWRIGDKRQIIIACVIAGLVFLTLLVVFICICSSRRCRLAGRRRRRREEPGNGMEKLSMMDASVSPAAPPDPPLASAV; via the exons atgactcagcagttATTCACCAATAACTCCAAAA CTCTGGTCTTATGCAAACACTCCCTGGCTGAAGGGAATTCCACAGACGAGCCTGCCAATAGGACTGTGTCCCATTgtcatcaccatggcaacggagACAACTGCACAG ATACGGGACAGTGGGGCGGCCACTTCTCCAAATGTCCCGAGGAGCTGCTGAACTACTGCGTCCACGGGGACTGCCGTTACATCAAAGAACAGGAGGCGCCGTCCTGCAG GTGTCACCGGGGCTTCATTGGGGCCAGGTGTGAATTCCTGGACCTGGACTGGCGGATAGGAGACAAACGGCAAATTATCATCGCCTGCGTCATAGCAGGActcgtcttcctcaccctcctcGTTGTCTTCATCTGCATTTGTTCATC TCGTAGATGCCGGTTGGCTGGACGGAGGAGAAGACGGAGGGAAGAGCCCGGTAACGGGATGGAGAAGCTGAGCATGATGGACGCCAGCGTGAGTCCGGCGGCGCCGCCGGATCCGCCCCTCGCCAGCGCCGTTTGA
- the LOC137908944 gene encoding guanine nucleotide-binding protein G(I)/G(S)/G(O) subunit gamma-10-like, protein MTSNSNVSNMQRLVEQLKLEASVERVKVSQAAAELQQFCLQNAAKDPLLLGVPAGSNPFRDPRSCAVL, encoded by the exons ATGACCTCCAATTCCAATGTATCCAACATGCAGCGACTGGTGGAACAACTGAAGCTGGAGGCCAGCGTGGAGAGAGTCAAG GTTTCCCAGgcggctgcagagctgcagcagttcTGTCTGCAGAACGCAGCCAAAGACCCCCTGCTGCTCGGGGTCCCGGCGGGCAGCAACCCCTTCAGAGATCCGCGCTCCTGCGCCGTGCTGTAA
- the nxnl2 gene encoding nucleoredoxin-like protein 2, with the protein MAELFTGRTLLNKDGDLIDPEEALGNKVVGIYFSAGWCPPCRDFTPVLCDFYTDLMEERETPAQFEIVFISSDKSSDDMVEYYHALHGDWLALPWADGYKHVLKERFTITAVPKLVIVKQNGDLITDKGRKQIRDRGLSCFQAWLDAAEIFQNFKG; encoded by the exons ATGGCGGAGCTCTTCACCGGCCGGACGCTGCTCAATAAGGACGGGGACCTGATCGACCCGGAGGAGGCGCTGGGGAACAAGGTGGTGGGGATCTACTTCTCCGCCGGGTGGTGCCCGCCGTGTCGGGACTTCACGCCCGTCCTGTGTGACTTCTACACGGATCTGATGGAGGAGCGCGAGACCCCGGCCCAGTTCGAGATAGTCTTCATCTCCTCCGACAAGTCCTCCGACGACATGGTGGAGTATTACCACGCGCTGCACGGAGACTGGCTGGCGCTGCCGTGGGCGGACGGATACAAACA CGTGTTGAAGGAGCGCTTTACGATCACCGCGGTACCCAAGCTGGTGATCGTGAAGCAGAACGGCGACCTGATCACCGACAAAGGCAGGAAGCAGATCCGGGACCGAGGCCTGAGCTGCTTCCAGGCCTGGCTGGACGCCGCGGAGATCTTCCAGAACTTTAAGGGTTAA